A section of the Subtercola frigoramans genome encodes:
- a CDS encoding polysaccharide biosynthesis tyrosine autokinase has protein sequence MEVRDYVKVARKGWVFIVSLTLLGVAVASAISIVQAPMYQATSRVFVSLQSAGTVTELNQGSTFAQDQVKSYADVITTPAVLDPVIAELGLSVSASELARQVTASTAVGTVVVDIQVADESPDRAAKIANGIADSFQKTVANLVPANTAGTSPVKITVLQTALVPDVPFAPNPKLNILIGALLGLVAGVGAAILRFTVDTRIRNEHDVEQITDAPILGGIAFDARATQNPLVVHDNPRSPRAESFRTLRTNLQYLVDSDSPKSYVITSSVPGEGKSTSAANLAIVTASAGTRVVIVDADMRKPKLAEYLGLEGGAGLTDVLIGRAELNDVLQKWGPHELYVLPAGRIPPNPSELLVSRAMVRLISLLEEKFDLVIFDAPPLLPVTDGAILAKYTGGALLIVASGKVHRGQLKGSIGALQNVGSRIAGIVLTMVPTRGPDSYGYGRYGYGYGYGYVEDEPKVKPGKSKTKRTPSVVTH, from the coding sequence TTGGAAGTCAGAGATTACGTAAAAGTCGCTCGAAAAGGCTGGGTCTTCATCGTCTCACTCACGCTTCTCGGTGTCGCTGTCGCGTCTGCCATATCGATAGTTCAAGCCCCGATGTACCAGGCGACCAGCAGGGTCTTCGTATCTCTCCAATCTGCTGGAACAGTCACCGAGCTCAATCAGGGAAGTACGTTCGCCCAGGACCAGGTCAAGTCGTACGCAGATGTGATTACGACGCCAGCGGTCTTGGATCCTGTAATCGCCGAACTCGGCCTCAGTGTTTCTGCCTCTGAGCTTGCCAGACAGGTCACCGCGTCGACAGCTGTCGGTACCGTAGTCGTTGATATCCAAGTTGCCGACGAATCGCCCGACCGCGCCGCAAAAATTGCGAACGGAATCGCTGACAGCTTTCAAAAGACTGTGGCAAATCTGGTCCCGGCCAATACCGCAGGCACCTCGCCCGTGAAGATTACGGTCTTGCAGACTGCTCTTGTTCCGGACGTTCCGTTCGCGCCAAACCCGAAGCTCAACATTCTGATTGGCGCCCTGCTCGGGCTCGTCGCCGGGGTTGGTGCTGCGATATTGCGATTCACGGTCGACACGCGCATTCGGAATGAGCACGACGTTGAGCAGATCACCGATGCTCCGATACTCGGCGGAATCGCATTTGACGCACGGGCGACTCAAAACCCGCTGGTTGTGCACGATAATCCTCGTAGCCCTCGTGCGGAGTCCTTTCGGACATTGCGCACAAATCTCCAATATCTTGTGGACTCGGATTCCCCGAAAAGTTACGTGATCACGTCATCTGTGCCAGGCGAGGGAAAAAGCACATCAGCGGCGAATCTCGCAATTGTGACCGCATCGGCCGGAACACGCGTCGTGATCGTGGATGCGGATATGAGGAAACCCAAGTTAGCGGAGTATCTCGGGCTTGAGGGCGGCGCGGGGCTCACGGACGTACTTATCGGCCGAGCGGAGCTTAACGACGTCTTGCAAAAGTGGGGCCCGCACGAGCTCTACGTTCTTCCCGCGGGCCGTATCCCACCTAACCCGAGTGAGTTGCTCGTGTCACGAGCGATGGTTCGCCTGATTTCCCTTCTGGAGGAGAAATTCGACCTTGTGATCTTCGATGCTCCGCCCCTACTCCCAGTGACCGACGGAGCCATTCTGGCAAAGTACACCGGAGGCGCATTGCTAATCGTGGCGTCAGGCAAGGTGCATCGCGGTCAGTTGAAGGGGTCGATTGGAGCACTTCAGAACGTGGGATCGCGCATCGCCGGAATTGTTCTGACTATGGTTCCGACTAGAGGCCCCGACTCCTACGGTTACGGAAGATACGGGTACGGGTACGGGTACGGGTACGTAGAAGACGAACCTAAGGTGAAACCCGGCAAGTCAAAGACCAAGCGAACGCCGAGTGTGGTCACCCACTGA
- a CDS encoding transposase: MCHFLPDELPKQQPDARAHPDRNHASTLERLIAVGWTFTQTKVYSANSSGQRTRYRLSRGGNRQANNALYRIVVLRMRHREPRTMAYFTGRRAEGLTDRDIIRCLKRHVANEIYAALLNPSTDAPVGHQLRIDRQHAGIPITVLAATLGVPYQRLRRLEIGTRADPELEHRATLALVQITPRLTA, from the coding sequence ATGTGCCACTTTCTGCCTGACGAGCTGCCGAAACAGCAGCCGGATGCTCGCGCCCACCCTGATCGGAATCACGCGTCTACGCTCGAACGACTGATCGCTGTCGGGTGGACGTTCACGCAGACGAAGGTCTACTCGGCCAACTCCTCCGGCCAACGCACCCGCTACCGCCTTTCACGTGGCGGGAACAGGCAAGCTAACAATGCCCTGTACCGGATCGTGGTGTTACGGATGAGGCACCGAGAACCTCGCACGATGGCCTACTTCACCGGGCGTCGCGCTGAAGGACTCACTGACCGCGACATCATCAGATGCCTGAAACGACACGTCGCGAACGAAATTTACGCCGCCCTCCTCAATCCCTCCACAGACGCACCCGTCGGCCACCAACTACGAATCGACCGTCAACACGCCGGCATACCCATCACCGTCCTCGCTGCAACACTCGGCGTGCCCTACCAACGACTGAGGCGACTCGAAATCGGCACCCGAGCGGACCCCGAACTCGAACATCGAGCGACCCTAGCACTCGTCCAAATCACCCCAAGATTAACCGCTTGA
- a CDS encoding sensor histidine kinase — protein sequence MSLVLPIDVEGYTTSRALGKASIWVSTVLLAATLILVIAFNLVLPQADIAISFAGLGLVAIGVWLSLRATSALLIALFLLTAAVGLFLYTFEIASELVGGYKSDALLFTFPKIAVTVVGVAGRTLGGAIGRCTVGFVLASVAVVVAATTAGLPFAFDFTAIGMYVALLLLLAALWLGRREAQRGSSTMKAAGEAEERLVERSRISSRASAALHDTVLNDLHALTLTAPGGLEEAHRAFLARDIAALAHPGLLVDEAMLKVRAGGDALVSSGMAPIIHAAKVRGLTVTLSGDPEILVGLDSDTLIEITRAVDQALINVSKHAQVDSAEVAFVAGTDSVNVVVTDAGTGFDPAQVDAQRLGLAVSIRQRIETIGGSVRVWSTPGSGTAVLMSVPFAGSGALR from the coding sequence ATGTCTCTAGTCCTGCCCATTGATGTCGAGGGGTATACCACCAGCCGCGCCCTCGGCAAGGCCTCCATCTGGGTGAGCACAGTCTTGCTCGCCGCCACGCTGATCCTCGTCATCGCGTTCAACCTTGTGCTTCCCCAGGCCGACATCGCCATCTCCTTCGCAGGCCTCGGCCTGGTCGCGATCGGCGTCTGGCTGAGCCTCCGCGCCACGAGCGCCCTTCTCATCGCCCTGTTCCTGCTCACTGCTGCCGTCGGCCTCTTCCTCTATACCTTCGAGATCGCCAGCGAACTTGTCGGCGGCTACAAATCGGATGCCCTGCTCTTCACCTTCCCGAAGATCGCCGTCACCGTGGTCGGCGTTGCCGGCCGCACCCTCGGCGGGGCGATCGGGCGTTGCACCGTCGGTTTCGTGCTCGCCTCCGTCGCAGTAGTCGTCGCGGCCACCACCGCAGGTCTCCCCTTCGCCTTCGACTTCACTGCGATCGGTATGTATGTCGCTCTGCTGCTGCTCCTGGCCGCACTCTGGCTTGGCCGCCGCGAAGCCCAGCGCGGCTCGTCGACCATGAAGGCCGCCGGTGAAGCGGAGGAGCGCCTGGTCGAGCGCAGCCGAATCTCCTCCCGGGCATCCGCCGCCCTGCACGACACCGTTCTGAACGACCTGCACGCTCTCACCCTCACCGCCCCCGGTGGCCTCGAAGAAGCGCACCGAGCGTTTCTCGCCCGGGACATCGCGGCCCTGGCCCACCCCGGGCTGCTCGTCGACGAAGCCATGCTCAAGGTGCGGGCGGGCGGCGACGCGCTGGTCAGCTCGGGCATGGCTCCGATCATCCATGCGGCCAAAGTGCGCGGGCTCACCGTGACGCTCAGTGGCGACCCCGAGATCCTCGTCGGTCTCGACTCCGACACCCTCATCGAGATCACCCGTGCCGTCGACCAGGCGCTGATCAATGTGAGCAAGCATGCCCAGGTCGACTCGGCCGAGGTCGCCTTCGTGGCCGGCACCGACTCGGTCAACGTGGTCGTCACCGACGCGGGAACGGGCTTCGACCCGGCCCAGGTCGACGCCCAGCGGCTCGGCCTCGCCGTCTCGATCCGCCAGCGCATCGAGACCATCGGCGGTTCGGTTCGTGTCTGGTCGACCCCCGGCTCCGGCACTGCCGTGCTCATGTCGGTTCCCTTCGCCGGTTCGGGTGCCCTACGGTGA
- a CDS encoding universal stress protein translates to MTTHFIVGWNNDTKAQGALDWALGHDEAGGAGAGWAGDGATGAGSTETRAGLTVTLLGVLDKDEHGKKYPESGAAVELARLQLEGVVAAARAGHPAVTVTGVLVHGDTVTELVRCSTAENTLVLGSRNRAEQKTSRRWSVGARVAARIRGPLAIIPDVELRQRSGIVVGVDGSSSSDKALFFAASEGRRTGQTVKVVHAWVEPAVYQVAYVPDGSDLDSLEAMHRSVVQEAIAQVSDDFADVSFELAIVEATPANALLQASTTARMLVVGNHSLRPLERFFIGSVSHAVIVGLRSPVLVVPAESLV, encoded by the coding sequence ATGACCACCCATTTCATCGTCGGCTGGAACAACGACACCAAGGCTCAGGGGGCGCTCGACTGGGCGCTGGGCCACGACGAGGCCGGAGGTGCGGGGGCAGGGTGGGCCGGGGATGGAGCGACCGGGGCCGGGTCGACCGAGACGCGAGCCGGGCTCACGGTGACGCTGCTCGGGGTTCTCGACAAAGACGAGCACGGCAAAAAGTACCCCGAGTCGGGGGCTGCCGTGGAGCTGGCGCGATTGCAGCTCGAGGGTGTGGTCGCGGCGGCGCGAGCCGGGCATCCCGCAGTCACAGTGACCGGTGTGCTGGTGCACGGCGACACGGTGACCGAGCTGGTGCGGTGCAGCACTGCCGAGAACACGCTGGTGCTGGGGTCACGCAACCGCGCCGAGCAGAAGACGTCGCGCCGCTGGTCGGTCGGGGCGCGCGTGGCGGCGAGAATTCGCGGGCCGCTGGCGATCATCCCCGACGTCGAGTTGCGGCAGCGCTCGGGCATCGTGGTGGGGGTCGACGGGTCGTCGTCGTCTGACAAGGCGCTGTTCTTCGCGGCCTCGGAGGGTCGCCGCACGGGGCAGACGGTGAAGGTTGTGCACGCTTGGGTCGAACCGGCGGTGTACCAGGTGGCGTATGTACCCGACGGGTCGGATCTCGATTCGCTGGAGGCGATGCACCGCTCTGTTGTGCAGGAGGCGATCGCGCAGGTCTCCGACGACTTCGCCGACGTGAGTTTCGAGCTGGCCATCGTTGAGGCGACGCCGGCGAATGCGCTGCTACAGGCGTCTACGACGGCACGGATGCTCGTGGTGGGCAACCACAGCCTTCGGCCCCTCGAGCGGTTCTTCATCGGGTCGGTGAGCCACGCGGTGATCGTGGGGCTGCGGTCACCGGTTCTCGTGGTGCCGGCTGAATCGCTGGTCTGA
- a CDS encoding sensor histidine kinase, which translates to MTPAGAASAGEMSAGAALVREPLTDEAPAEPGAETRSGAPAGAPSTSARHSSTPDPGSTPSMGQRAAAADSRAASVGRAGLERAVFQSQLPFAAVALLLVCAEFFFQPTTLTDPFFFGGGTAIFVITAIAAVVPWGRYDRRWVMVLPIADMLAVAVLAHGTTDLAASALFAFPVIWLSTYFGAAGTTYSAAGSAALIWGGAILDGSTVTAANIPGLLVLPVTLAFIAAVTFLRSKRSAAQLALLRQQASLLEGAHRRARRQEQTLDAVLNSVEFGVVAFDREGRETLVNRAHQNLIKEFGQSAKSPEPPRMYQADRVSLVPDDLRPYRQAVLGNTYQDFIVWIGEPGGHRKALSISARQVIGSDGRNDGGVMVTRDVTSEVNAIQARDDLVASVSHELRTPLTSILGYLDLALDDETLSPMTSSNLKVASANADRLLALISDLFVAVSDSDHLLVMSFDECDVNEIVTQSIQAQQLLAQQRGISLSATASGPALLIADGFRLRQVVDNLLTNAIKYNKDNGLVRIDVQSRPNEVTITVSDTGIGLTEMEQSRLFERYFRAESVRQSSIHGSGLGMSISRDIVRRHGGDLTVSSTIGVGSEFVVRLPLEQLELA; encoded by the coding sequence ATGACCCCGGCGGGCGCAGCGTCGGCGGGCGAGATGTCGGCGGGCGCGGCACTGGTGCGCGAGCCGTTGACTGACGAAGCTCCTGCAGAGCCTGGCGCCGAGACACGCTCAGGGGCACCGGCGGGAGCGCCGTCCACCAGCGCGCGGCACAGCTCCACACCCGACCCGGGCAGCACGCCGAGCATGGGCCAGCGCGCCGCAGCGGCCGACTCCCGTGCGGCGAGTGTGGGGCGTGCTGGGCTCGAGCGGGCCGTGTTCCAGTCACAGCTTCCGTTCGCGGCCGTGGCACTGCTGTTGGTGTGCGCCGAGTTCTTCTTTCAGCCGACCACGCTCACCGACCCGTTCTTCTTCGGGGGTGGCACAGCGATCTTCGTGATCACGGCCATCGCGGCCGTTGTGCCCTGGGGTAGATACGACCGGCGCTGGGTGATGGTGCTGCCGATCGCCGACATGCTGGCGGTGGCGGTGCTGGCCCACGGCACCACCGACCTTGCCGCGTCGGCACTCTTCGCCTTTCCGGTGATCTGGCTTTCGACGTACTTCGGGGCCGCGGGAACCACCTACAGCGCTGCGGGTTCGGCCGCGCTCATCTGGGGCGGGGCGATACTCGACGGTTCGACGGTGACGGCGGCGAACATCCCGGGCCTGCTGGTTCTGCCGGTGACACTGGCGTTCATCGCGGCGGTCACGTTTCTGCGCAGCAAGCGGTCGGCCGCCCAGCTGGCGTTGCTGCGCCAACAGGCGAGTCTGCTCGAAGGGGCGCACCGCCGGGCGAGGCGCCAGGAGCAGACACTGGATGCTGTACTCAACTCTGTCGAGTTCGGCGTTGTCGCGTTCGACCGTGAAGGCCGCGAGACGCTGGTCAACCGCGCGCACCAGAACCTGATCAAGGAGTTCGGGCAGTCGGCAAAGAGCCCCGAGCCGCCGCGCATGTACCAGGCCGACCGGGTGTCGCTGGTGCCCGACGACCTGCGGCCCTACCGGCAGGCCGTGCTCGGCAATACCTACCAGGACTTCATCGTGTGGATCGGTGAGCCCGGTGGCCACCGCAAGGCGCTCTCGATCTCGGCCCGCCAGGTGATCGGCAGCGACGGCCGCAACGACGGCGGTGTCATGGTGACGCGCGACGTGACCAGCGAGGTCAACGCCATCCAAGCCCGCGACGACCTGGTTGCCTCGGTGTCGCACGAGCTGCGCACCCCGCTGACCTCGATTCTCGGGTACCTCGACCTGGCCCTCGACGACGAGACGCTGAGCCCGATGACCTCCTCGAACCTCAAGGTCGCCTCGGCGAACGCCGACCGGCTGCTGGCGCTCATCTCGGACCTGTTCGTGGCCGTCTCCGACTCGGACCACCTGCTGGTGATGTCGTTCGACGAGTGCGACGTGAACGAGATCGTGACGCAGTCGATCCAGGCGCAGCAGCTGCTCGCCCAGCAGCGCGGGATCAGCCTCTCTGCCACCGCTTCGGGGCCTGCGTTGCTCATCGCTGACGGCTTTCGGCTGCGGCAGGTGGTCGACAACCTGCTCACGAACGCGATCAAGTACAACAAGGACAACGGGCTCGTTCGCATCGACGTGCAGTCCCGGCCGAACGAGGTCACGATCACGGTGAGCGACACCGGGATCGGGCTCACCGAGATGGAACAGTCGCGACTCTTCGAGCGGTACTTCCGGGCCGAGTCGGTTCGGCAGTCGAGCATCCATGGTTCTGGGCTCGGCATGAGCATCAGCCGCGACATCGTGCGGCGCCACGGCGGGGATCTCACGGTCAGCAGCACAATCGGCGTCGGGTCGGAGTTCGTGGTGCGGCTGCCTCTGGAACAGTTAGAGTTAGCGTAA
- a CDS encoding GGDEF domain-containing protein — MILDLQTLLIVNGVVVVLCGFSFVVNTAMRRNDAAGRLWSVSFIGGMLAVICYAIWGGGLQSSWILVIGNTAYTLVTGMIWAGCRVYNGRKPSVVLVGAGALIVAVTSVVTADSQGAWQGALALFPAVSLFSGLAAVESLRGRLLRNVNARILAAALWVVGFYYALRTIAFAIGGYRGEFFTTYLGPQQTTLLLTAFVILGTISLSILQVERAGTQALGDVTVGALSVVGLLSAASFAQQWQDWLERASFHGDRLEMVAVDIDSLPEMNTALGRNFGDGAITSVAHIVREHAPTSSLIGHPGAGRFVIVMVVSNDREAQKIASRVRDALVDKPIDETQGLRATASFGVVDTDVFGYDMLTLRDALDEATLSARSSGGNHIVVGRLPSIAA, encoded by the coding sequence GTGATACTCGACCTTCAGACACTGCTCATCGTCAACGGCGTCGTCGTCGTTCTGTGCGGTTTCTCGTTCGTGGTGAACACGGCGATGCGGCGGAACGATGCTGCCGGCCGGTTGTGGAGCGTGTCATTCATCGGCGGGATGCTCGCGGTGATCTGCTACGCGATCTGGGGCGGGGGCCTTCAGTCGAGCTGGATTCTCGTGATCGGCAACACCGCGTACACACTCGTGACGGGCATGATCTGGGCCGGGTGCCGCGTGTACAACGGGCGGAAGCCCAGTGTGGTTCTCGTGGGGGCCGGGGCGCTGATCGTGGCCGTCACCAGCGTGGTCACCGCCGACAGCCAGGGCGCGTGGCAGGGCGCGCTCGCTCTGTTCCCCGCGGTGTCGCTGTTCTCGGGGCTGGCGGCCGTGGAGTCGCTGCGCGGCCGGTTGCTGCGCAACGTGAACGCGCGCATTCTCGCTGCTGCGTTGTGGGTGGTCGGGTTCTACTATGCGCTGCGTACCATTGCGTTCGCCATCGGCGGGTACCGTGGGGAATTCTTCACCACCTACCTCGGCCCGCAGCAGACGACACTGCTGCTGACCGCGTTTGTCATTCTGGGCACGATCTCGCTGTCGATCCTGCAGGTGGAACGCGCGGGCACGCAGGCGCTGGGCGATGTGACCGTGGGCGCTCTGTCGGTAGTCGGGCTGCTGTCTGCGGCGTCGTTCGCGCAGCAGTGGCAGGACTGGCTTGAACGCGCCTCGTTCCACGGCGACCGGCTCGAGATGGTGGCGGTCGACATCGACAGCCTGCCGGAGATGAACACGGCGCTGGGGCGCAATTTCGGTGACGGGGCGATCACGTCGGTCGCCCACATCGTGCGGGAACATGCGCCGACGAGCTCGCTGATCGGGCACCCGGGCGCGGGGCGCTTCGTGATCGTGATGGTGGTGTCGAACGACCGCGAGGCACAGAAGATCGCGTCACGCGTGCGCGATGCGCTGGTCGACAAGCCGATCGATGAGACGCAGGGGCTGCGAGCCACGGCAAGCTTCGGCGTGGTCGACACCGATGTGTTCGGCTACGACATGCTGACGCTGCGCGACGCTCTCGACGAGGCGACGCTCAGCGCGCGCTCTTCAGGCGGCAACCACATCGTGGTGGGCCGGCTCCCCTCAATCGCCGCCTGA
- a CDS encoding glycosyltransferase family 2 protein — MESVDSLPSYRPTIGCVIPAYNEEESIAHVLKSLLEQTRVPDVIHVVVNNTTDKTVAEAAKFAGPHMIEIDGIEQFTEVYVHDIGKNQDKKVGALNYGFQLVEGCDFFLGVDGDTTASNDAVEQLGAEIMSDSRIGGISAIYSIDDREMKGIGAFLVTGQRAQFAAFNMQNMLRGRNMAVLGGQFSIFSMQALRQAMVENHQTSPWVKDSEVEDSLLSLQIKSAGYLTKISAQARADVGGMTTLRGLDAQQVKWNFGAIELMWPGQRGDTKGQPFHPNLRLRWFENFSMLTNIVTRLMFVTLLFFSLSINAFVFSPFWLIPPLAAILLNLRTALSMKNRNGRDIFFAAALFPAEIYMWVRMGHFVRAWTKFLSRKQVDNWAAQAKAEKGRGNSYLVPLLAFVITVAVLVVLWFQLPIVAQSTLLWIGWPILGIITILQTVGMLGKLLRRHRGYKV; from the coding sequence ATCGAGTCGGTCGACTCTCTGCCCAGCTACCGGCCTACGATCGGGTGCGTCATTCCGGCCTACAACGAGGAGGAGTCGATTGCGCACGTGCTGAAGTCGCTGCTCGAGCAGACGCGCGTGCCTGACGTGATCCACGTCGTCGTGAACAACACGACCGACAAGACCGTTGCCGAGGCCGCGAAGTTCGCCGGCCCGCACATGATCGAGATCGATGGCATCGAGCAGTTCACCGAGGTCTACGTTCATGACATAGGCAAGAACCAGGACAAGAAGGTCGGCGCCCTGAACTACGGGTTCCAGCTCGTTGAGGGCTGCGACTTCTTTCTCGGGGTCGACGGTGACACGACCGCGTCGAACGACGCCGTCGAGCAGCTCGGCGCTGAGATCATGTCTGACTCGCGCATCGGCGGCATCTCGGCCATCTACTCGATCGACGACCGCGAGATGAAGGGCATCGGGGCGTTCCTGGTCACCGGCCAGCGCGCGCAGTTCGCGGCCTTCAACATGCAGAACATGCTTCGTGGCCGGAACATGGCCGTGCTCGGTGGGCAGTTCTCGATCTTCTCGATGCAGGCGCTTCGCCAGGCCATGGTCGAGAACCACCAGACGAGCCCCTGGGTGAAAGACAGCGAGGTGGAGGACTCGCTTCTCTCGCTGCAGATCAAGAGCGCCGGGTACCTCACGAAGATCAGCGCCCAGGCGCGGGCCGACGTGGGTGGCATGACAACGCTCCGCGGCCTCGACGCCCAGCAGGTGAAGTGGAACTTCGGCGCCATCGAGCTCATGTGGCCCGGCCAGCGCGGAGACACGAAAGGCCAGCCCTTCCACCCCAACCTTCGCCTGCGCTGGTTCGAGAACTTTTCGATGCTGACCAACATCGTGACGCGGCTCATGTTCGTGACGCTGCTGTTCTTCTCGCTGTCGATCAATGCGTTCGTGTTCAGCCCGTTCTGGCTCATCCCGCCGCTCGCGGCCATTCTGCTGAACCTCCGCACCGCGCTGTCGATGAAGAACCGCAACGGGCGGGACATCTTCTTCGCCGCGGCGCTCTTCCCCGCGGAGATCTACATGTGGGTGCGAATGGGGCACTTCGTTCGGGCATGGACCAAGTTCCTCAGCCGCAAGCAGGTCGACAACTGGGCCGCGCAGGCCAAGGCCGAGAAGGGCCGAGGCAACTCGTACCTGGTGCCGCTGCTGGCCTTCGTGATCACCGTTGCAGTGCTCGTCGTCCTCTGGTTCCAGCTGCCGATCGTCGCCCAGTCGACCCTGCTCTGGATCGGTTGGCCCATCCTCGGAATCATCACTATTCTTCAGACAGTGGGCATGCTCGGCAAGCTTCTTCGCCGGCACCGCGGATACAAGGTCTAA
- a CDS encoding response regulator transcription factor: MVGSKRARAGVERRLVTSPLGDLPGGTLGGLALGLVIVVASGLAVTWLIRTRRSAQGDRMPGSAPTPDSASSLEPDATDAVAETSLPTDVAAETHSDPDAAAHASEPKTEVTPEAAPEDEVAPEAEAAPESDAEAGAEAEVNADADAEPEAEEVTEAETEPDADAEPAESTMPAKAAKATEPVEPAGPLRSLVVPEPWYPAGARPKIVPVAPPAPHIVPPRAPQQSLQAQRPMQRQPQPATQLPTQPPTQSPASPPPPPREWVTGAPIVPVTVAATGFGSMTPMDTSGERRVAVIIEDDADIRHLLETVLTQAGFETVATGNGLDGVQAVRAYSPIITTLDVSMPGIDGFEAAKRIRAFSNTYLIMLTARDDEIDTLQGLEAGADDYLTKPFRPRELRARIEAMQRRPRAMVGDEASQAAAQAAPPVGAPQTFAPAPNLTQPSQPVYAPAAESPAPNYGQPPAQTPPAYAQPTQAPQPDYGQQPPAAAPYYEQQAPAEQQYGQQQQYVQPYGQQPAPSADPDGAAHTSYPSDDGWVEYNGLYVNEEMRLAEKDGAVVELTRSEFDLLNALMSSQRRVRSKADLALLLRGESYVTAHFVSESDKRAIEVHMANLRRKLSDSLTNPRFIETVRGIGYRLAASEND; encoded by the coding sequence ATGGTGGGATCAAAGCGCGCGAGAGCTGGCGTCGAACGCCGGCTGGTAACCTCCCCGCTCGGTGACCTCCCCGGAGGCACGCTCGGTGGCCTGGCTCTCGGCCTGGTCATCGTTGTCGCGAGCGGTCTTGCGGTCACCTGGCTGATCCGCACGCGGCGCAGCGCGCAAGGCGACCGGATGCCCGGCTCAGCCCCCACGCCCGACTCAGCGTCTTCGCTCGAGCCTGACGCGACTGATGCTGTTGCTGAAACGAGTCTCCCGACGGATGTCGCTGCTGAGACGCACAGCGATCCGGACGCTGCGGCACACGCGTCTGAGCCCAAAACTGAAGTAACCCCCGAGGCGGCCCCCGAGGATGAAGTAGCCCCCGAAGCAGAAGCTGCGCCTGAATCAGACGCCGAGGCAGGAGCCGAGGCAGAGGTAAACGCCGATGCGGACGCCGAGCCAGAGGCAGAAGAAGTCACGGAGGCCGAAACCGAGCCAGACGCTGACGCCGAACCTGCAGAGTCCACCATGCCCGCCAAAGCCGCGAAGGCGACGGAGCCGGTGGAACCCGCAGGCCCGCTCCGTTCACTCGTGGTACCCGAACCCTGGTACCCCGCAGGCGCGCGCCCTAAGATCGTTCCCGTGGCTCCGCCCGCGCCACACATCGTTCCCCCGAGGGCGCCCCAGCAATCCCTCCAGGCGCAACGGCCGATGCAGCGCCAGCCCCAGCCAGCGACGCAACTCCCCACACAGCCGCCCACGCAATCCCCGGCATCACCTCCGCCGCCACCCCGCGAATGGGTCACGGGCGCGCCGATCGTGCCCGTAACAGTAGCCGCCACTGGGTTTGGTAGCATGACCCCAATGGATACTTCGGGGGAGCGCAGAGTAGCTGTCATTATCGAAGATGATGCCGACATCAGGCATCTTCTCGAGACAGTCCTCACGCAGGCTGGTTTTGAGACTGTCGCTACAGGCAACGGTCTCGACGGGGTGCAAGCGGTGCGGGCCTATTCCCCCATCATCACCACGCTCGACGTCAGCATGCCCGGCATCGACGGGTTCGAGGCCGCGAAGCGCATCCGTGCCTTCAGCAACACCTACCTGATCATGCTCACCGCCCGCGACGACGAGATCGACACCTTGCAGGGTCTCGAGGCCGGCGCCGACGACTACCTCACGAAGCCGTTCCGCCCGCGCGAACTGCGTGCCCGCATCGAAGCGATGCAGCGCCGCCCCCGCGCCATGGTGGGCGACGAGGCGTCGCAGGCCGCCGCCCAGGCAGCCCCGCCCGTCGGTGCGCCGCAGACGTTCGCTCCGGCACCGAACCTCACACAGCCCTCGCAACCGGTCTACGCCCCTGCAGCGGAGTCACCGGCCCCGAACTACGGCCAGCCGCCGGCCCAGACCCCCCCGGCATATGCGCAGCCCACCCAGGCGCCGCAACCCGACTACGGCCAACAGCCACCCGCCGCTGCCCCCTACTACGAGCAGCAGGCGCCCGCCGAGCAGCAGTACGGCCAGCAGCAGCAATACGTCCAGCCGTACGGCCAACAGCCGGCACCCTCGGCCGACCCCGACGGAGCCGCGCACACCAGCTACCCCTCCGACGACGGCTGGGTCGAGTACAACGGCCTCTACGTCAACGAAGAGATGCGTCTCGCCGAGAAAGACGGTGCGGTCGTCGAGCTCACCCGCAGTGAGTTCGACCTGCTGAACGCCCTGATGAGCAGCCAGCGACGCGTGCGAAGCAAGGCCGACCTCGCCCTTCTCCTGCGCGGTGAATCGTATGTCACCGCCCACTTCGTGAGCGAGAGCGACAAGCGCGCCATCGAGGTGCACATGGCGAACCTCCGCCGCAAGCTCTCCGACAGCCTCACCAACCCGCGCTTCATCGAAACGGTGCGCGGCATCGGCTACCGCCTGGCGGCCTCCGAGAACGACTAG